TGTGGGTGGCACCGCAATCTATCAGTACTATgactttgttatcatcaatacTTCCCCAAACCTTCAAGGATCGGCGAGAAGTAAATCCCACAATACTATTCATGGATAATTGGGGCGTTTCTCCAAATTCGGGTTCGGGCTCCTCTTCGGAGTtttcaacatcatcttcatctgttACTAACATTATCCGAAATTGTTTATTTCTACATACATGAGAAGTGctccatttttcttcacaacgAAAACATTCTCCttttttcctcttctcttgaagTTCTGCTTCGGTTAACCGTTGAAATCCTCTGGGTCGGTTGTTGTTTTCTGGTTTGTTCACAGATACACTTCCCGCAAAAGAATTAGAAGGGCCATTACTTTTTCCTCCACCTTTCTGACTAACACCATAAGTAATAGTCTTCGAATAGGATGGGCTTCGATACGAGttgttgaattttgaatttgagttAGAAGGAGCATTCGGTCCCACCTTCCAAATTGCTCTATTTTTTTGTTCGATCATTAATGCCTTCTTGACCATGATTGAAAAAGTGGGTGGTTCGTAGAGTTTAATTTCTGCCCCAATGTCTTCCTTTAATCCATTCGCAAAAATGTCCTTTAAATGTTCTTCATCGATAGTTTTCAGCATACCAGCAAACTTTTCGAATTGTTCAACGTACTCTTCCACCGTTTCTTCTTGTTTAAGTGCAAGGAGGGCAGCAAAAGGGTTGAGAGTGGCTGAAGTTTGGAACCTTTCAAGAATGGCAAGTTTGAAATCTTCCCATCCAATATCAGAATTGCAATTTTCCCACCATTGGAACCAAGATAGTGCCTTTCCCTCTAGAGCCACCATAACTGCCTGAATTTTCTCTTCTTCAAGGATTTCTCTCATTTGAAAGAAGCGTTCCAATTTATTTATCCAGCCATAAGCATCGGATTCTCCATCATATATGGGGATTGCCAATTTTCTCCATCGTTCTGTTTTTCTTTCTCCGGTGTGGACCTTGGTTGAACGTTCTCCATTGATGGAACCTTTGGGTGTGCCATCTTCTGAATGCTTGGACAAATTTTCCACCATGGCTTCTAGACGTGCAAAGCGTGTTTCGAATTGTTGTCGTTCTACATCTCGGTTTTGTCGGTCCGCCATCAACATTTCTAAAATTCTCTCCATCGTGTCTGGGTTTTCGGGATTAGATCGAGTTGTCACCATAGTTGGAAGCAAAGCACCTGGAcggtgctctgataccaattgataaGAACCAAAAAATGGAACAgaaatgaaaatatgaaaattgaaATTTATGTAGATAATATTGGAATATTACAACACAGGTTTTCGAGAGCCTGTCTCTCCACAATTCAAATTCTTCCTAATTTTTTCTGAATGCCTTCCTAATTCTGATTTGCTTCTATTTATACTGTATTTACATCTGTTCCTAATTGGCACAATTAATTTGAAGGGTTATAACTGTTAGATTTGATGTTGTTGGGTTCCAAGGGTTGCATCCTTTCGGGTGGGTGTGTCTGTTCACCAAGGGTCACGCCCCCTGATTCGCATCTCCTGACTCTGCACTCCTTGGGAGTCGCTGCCTGCGTGTGTAAAACTTGGTGATGGGTGGCCTAGGCTTATCACAACTCACCAGCCACCTAGGAGAATCCGGGATAAAGGGAAGACTGAGAAGCTGTATAAGACAAGGAACAATTCCTGAGATAGAGACGAAAAGTATGAGAATTATAACAAACACTTGGTTTTGTTTTGTGAAAAGAACACTAGAAAGAAGAATGTTACCAATTATAGCCAAAATCCGCCAATTTACAAATGCTCCAATAAGATAAGTTAATGACATCCCACAGCTAATCATTAActgtcaaaataaaatcaaatatagatTTGAAATGTGATACAATGACATATACAAAAATACAAGGTACaccaaaaaaaaagagcaaattgATATTATAACATTACAATATTGCTTCACCTGATGAACTGCAGTGAATCGACCTCTAAGATTCTTTGGTGTTATTTCTGCTATATAAACTGGTACCTATTATGTAAAGGGAAGTGTTTACTTGTATTCTTTCGGTGACTGAAAATTGTTTTAATTGCAATGATATCAAATAACATGTCACAAAAATTACCACATAAGATAGCAGGCCAATCCCACATCCTACCAACAGTCTTCCAATGTAAAGCCACCAAGCATCCTTCAAACAAGCACCACCAAAGATTAGATGTCAACAACTGAACTTGTGGAAACCCGTGGAAATAAGAAGAGCATTCAACTGATAGAATCTTAGTAGGTCACGTTTGGTAGCTTAACTTTGTCTATCTGTTTCTATTTTGTAAATGACATTGATGTCCCCTCAATTACACTCAGAATAAGGGTGTCATTCTATTTTGTAAATGACAGTGATGTCCCCTCAATTACACTCAAAATAAGGGTGTCAGTTAAACAAACCTAAAGGGAGGGGAAAGCAATTTCTTCAATAAATAAGGATCCAGATGagtatttgtttaaaaaaatagaagagcTAAGTGCAACTTCTCCTAGTTAATATCATGACTTATACTTcaaatttccaacaacaacaacaaccaaacatTATCCCACTAAGTAGGGTCAGCCACATGGATCAAATTATGTCATAATGTTCAATCAAATACCATGTATTTATCCAATTTGTTAATATCGAGATCTTTCTTATTAATAGTTTCTCTTATTGTTTCTCTAAGTCTTCCTCTACCTCTAGTTGTTTGAATCATCTCCATGTGATTTACTCTCCTTACAACAGAAACTACaagtcttctctctacatgcccaaaccacctaagcctattttccaccatcttttctaCTATAGGTGCTACCACAAGCCTCTCTCTAATATTCTCATTTTTAATCTTATCACATACAATCTTACCACACATCCAACGCAATATCCTTTCCATGGAAGTCCTTTACCCCTTCCTTGGAATAAACATAAGTTGTGTACTTGCGTTAGCCATGTTCATTTAGTATGAACGCCGCAAGCATAAAGAAAATGTTATAATTCCAACATTAAGTAAAAAAGAAAGCATAATGTGATACTTAAGCCATGAGGCTCTTCCACACCTAATGGATCAATCTTTTCAGTAGGGATGTTCTCACGAACTGAAGCCACAACCGAAAACTATGGAATTTGGTAATAGAGTGGAAGAAATGAACTACATACCTCTGCGATTGTTATGGCAAGCCATCCCAAAATACAGAATAGCTGTGAGAATCCCATAGCCTGCTCACCATAACACAAAATAACCAAATTCAATTAAAGTGGAAAACAACACAACattcaatttaaaataaacacCGAAGCAAAACTTACAAGACGTCTACCAGCGTAATCTGCTATTGTACCACTGACAATGGCACCAATCATAGCTCCAATTGTCAAAATTGAACCGAAAATTGAAAACTGCGCTACACCGAGATTAAGATCAATCATGATTCTAGATTGAGTAGGGGAAGAATATCCGACCTGCAAAACAAAACATTGATTGAGATTTTCTTAATGCATTTTGTTGAAAGAAAATAGTGAATTAGCTTACCGCGGTTCCGAAAACGTAAGAACCAAAAACAGCTACAAGAGTGGTAAGTGTGAGAGTCGGTGATGGTATAGAAGAAGAAGTTGCATTCTGCTTCTGCTTCTGtccgtcatcatcatcatcggaaCTACGCTGTTGCGATTCGGCATTTCCTCTGAATAGAAGAGGATTAGAAGATTCTATCCTTTTAGTAGGAAAGAGATTCAGAGATTAGTTAGTTTTTATCCATGTATAAACCCGTTATCATCAGCTCGCAACCGCATAGACTAATCTCTCGAGTCTTGTTACTACAGAGAAAAAGTTAGTTATGAATGAAAAAGTTAGTTGTGAATGAGTGAATACCTATGGTGTTGAGCAAAACTGGTAGTGGGGAATTGGATAGTGTTGTTTTTAACGAACATCGTTTCTGCGGTGGCGCTGCCTGGAGATATCGGTGATTCTGATTTAATTGGTATTTTGAAATCGCACGGTGGTTTCGACGATGAGAAGTCAAGATACGTGTGTGTGATATGATGAGGATGCGTGAATATAGAAAATGGTTGAAATGTAAACTAAAGAGTGGGTACATGCAAAACTAATGCTTTAGTAAGAGAACAATGATAGCAAGATGCAAGAGGTGTCTATCATATGTGGGTTTGTATGCGAGATTGATTTTAAAGTTGGATAGATCTAAAATGTGGATTGAGCTTTGAGTTCACTTAGGAAGAGTTGCCCTAATAGCATAACATGTTTCAACTGGTTTTTGTAAGAGTCAAAAGCAATTTTAGAAGTCTAGAATTAATTATAGGGTATTTTGAGACGTTTAGATCTCAAAATGATGGAAGAGATCGTCACAGCTTCGTCCTTAAGCAAGGAGATCCGCTCCTCCAAACCTTTTTGGGTATCACGAGTTTTCTCAATCAATTGCTTCAAACCCTCCACTTTTGCAAGCTAAGTGCAAACCTGAATGATTGTCCCATTGGCAAGCGTCTTCAAAGCATCTTGTCTCTCCTTCAGTTGTTTTATCGCCGCCTCACCTCTGCGTGTGTGCTTTCTAACATTTACATCACTTTAATGATTGGCACGTTAAATCACGCCAAATAATTTCTCAAGGACTCAGATTATCCTCGGAGAACATTAAACATAATGGACTTAGATACTTTATGGTTTTTTCTCATGGAAAATTGGTGAATCAGTTTCCTAGAGAGGTATTGGTAGTTGGTTACGGAAAACTTGAGTAGGCGCATGTACCATTTTTATGGTTCCTCTCATTCAACGTTATGCAAATGAGCTTGCATTTTAGAGAGGTATTTGTAGTTGGTTACAAAAAACTTGGGTAGGCTCATGCACCGTCTTTATGTTACCTTCTTCAAAGTTATGGAAACAAGTTTGCATTTTAGAGAGTTAGTGGCACATATTATCGCTATATGAGTGTTGATGATGGTAACATGTCCATACGGGAAAATCTTCTAGATGAAGGTTACCAACAAAGGCAACTTGAAAGTTTTTTAGGACATGCGCGTCCTCGACCTCGTTAGAGAGGGGTTATGTATAATTGCgagaattatttttttaatattcataaCATGTAAAGATATCTTCAACATGACACGTTCATTTTACCATGATTATATGCCCATAAATGTATGGCCTCAATTACTTTGCAGTAATCATTGTTGCTAACATTCGTCTTTCTATTTTCTAGTATTTTAACTCACTCTTCTTAAATACTTTGTCACAAGGAAATGGGTAATTTTTTGCCTTCCAAATCTTGGATTAATATTGAGCTAATTATCTATCACTAATAGGTATAAAAATAAGGACATCTCTTCTTTGGGACGGGTTAATATCAAATGAGTCACCAAAAAAGTCAAAGTCTAAGAGAGGCTTATTCATATTCATCTATTCATTCAAATCATTATTTCTTCATCAAAGTGGCGAAGAAGTGGAACATCTTATCTTCATCGTATAAGAGGAAGAGTTAGAGAGGGGGGATAGAGATGAGGAGAGAGAAACTAGACACCTTGTTAACTATTTGACTTCATTGATTGTGGTCGGGCTCATCATGTTATTTATGGCTTGACATTTGTCTGAGCTTTCTTATATCCATCTTCTTGTCATCATGTTAGGATTTCATTTGGGGCTCATGTGTATGTTGTATTTTCCAACTGAGCTTAGAATATCTTCTAGGTCGTCATAGTGGTTTCCTTCATCAAGAGTTTTCTCAACCATGTCTTTCTATGTATACCTCAAGGTTCCCCCAATTTTATTTGAAAACACCTCGTCCATCAACTTTTAATATGTGGTGTTAACATTCTTGAGGTCGAAAGACATAACTTTGTAATGTTaattgtagttattttatttCTTATGAATTGCCTCAGGTTTTCCATATCTATTTCCCCTTTTAAGTTTAACATACTTACGAAACTAACTTTGATAAGATGAACCTCCTTGACAGCGATTCTACATACATATACAAAACAAACAACATTACATGCCTATAATTTAGTTGAAGAAACAACATAAGCCAAACGAGAATATGGTCATGAGGATAATTTGCAAATGAATACCTTAACTCTGCCCACAAAATTCTTGATTGGCTTATCCAAGTTATTTTCATCAAGATGAAGTTCCAAAGCATGACCAATAAAGTCAGGTGTATCATATTTCAATCCATATTTATTGCATTTGGTCAAATCATTAAgaatatagaaaaataaattgaatgaAGGTAATAAATGGTGTTTGAATAATTGCAAGCTCTTGTAGATACATACGAAATCAACTGTCTTGGTGTAACTTGGTTCAAATCAAGTCCTTCATGAGATTTGGGATTATTTTGCCTCATAATCTTGGACATAAATAAAGAACTTGCGAGCTTGACACTTCTCAAACAGATCCATCAAAGATGACTTAGGTGCTTCAACATTTATTGCAGGGACTTGTAAATCTAAAAATTAATAGACAATGATACGCTGCCATAAGTTTTTACATTAACAAAAATGTTGACCTTTTCTGTACAACTTAACACCATTGGACCCTTAAGTTTAAGAGAGAAAAAGAGTTTAGTTGTTCTGCTATAAGCTAAAAACAACTCAAGAAACaactaattttgaatgaacaataTACTTGAGTAACATTATAGCACCGACACCTACAAATATACACAGAATGGAATAAACTTCAATGAAATTATTTTCATGATTCTCATATAGATCGctagaatcaattttttttaataataaagatATCGATAAAAAAATACTAAAGCATTTTTATGACTTTaccaattcaataaaaaaaacattaacatgGCGCGTGTAGTTCGAAAATACCCAAAAACGGAATGAATACTTTCGCGCGATTCAAAGTAAATAGTGCCACGCTGGCAATCCGTGCCTGACCCCTATCAGCCAATAAACGCAAAGGTTGGGGGTACTATATAACAATATTCCACTAGTTAAGTCATTATCTAAACTCTCTTCTTGCCTTCTCAAATTTCAGTCTCTTGAATCTCACAAACTAGGGTTTAGGGTTTCGGTTTCTTCTCCGATCAGAAAATGAGTTCTACAACCAAGGGCGGAAGAGGCAAGCCAAAGGCTTCCAAATCTGTTTCAAGATCCTCAAAGGCCGGTCTTCAATTTCCCGTCGGTAGAATCGCTAGATTCCTCAAGGCAGGAAAATACGCCGAGCGTGTTGGTGCCGGTGCTCCCGTCTACCTCTCCGCCGTCCTCGAATATCTTGCCGCTGAGGTATGCTTCTTTCTGCTTTCATTTAGATCGATCATGATTGTAATGTTTTGGATGTTAGGGTTTTTTCATTATATTTGATAATCGGCATCTGAATTTCTCAATTGTTTGTGATTTAGGTTTTGGAATTGGCTGGGAATGCTGCTAGGGATAACAAGAAGAATCGTATTGTACCAAGGCACATTCAACTAGCTGTAAGAAACGATGAAGAACTGAGCAAGCTTTTGGGAACTGTAACCATTGCTAATGGTGGTGTTTTGCCTAATATTCACCAGACTTTGTTGCCTAAGAAGGTTGGAAAGGGAAAGGGAGAAATTGGATCTGCTTCTCAAGAATTCTAGGGTTTATTTTGCAGCAATTGTAAAATACATGGTTCGTTACTCCAAATTGGTTGCACTGGTTTTGATCAAGTGATAGATGACACAAACTAAATTGGATGGTGTATTTCACATGTTGAATCTTGCTTTCGAAAATATTTGTTCACTGGAAAATCACgtcaaataatgatttttttGGAAAAGTCTTATTGGATACATGGAGGACTTGTCGATGTTTCTTTGTAATACATTTGTTTATCATGAATGAAAGAAACTTGGTGTGttccaaaaaaaattgttttgatgCTATTTTCCATTCAATAAGTGTCTCTTTATATAGGTTAtgctaatcaattttttttaacaaaatcgtggaaattgaaatgaaatgtagtTTATAATGGATTATCAAACCTCAAACTTGGGCATAAGATGTTCTATCATATATTAAGCACGATTTTAATTGGGTAGACTAAAATACACATATTACAATTAATATATAgacctttgttttttttttctttggtgTTTCCGGTGAGTTCTTAGGCAAAGGGGTGTGTTCTTAGGCAAAGGGTTAAGATTGATTGGATCAGGTTGGGGATGGGAATAACTCATATTTCTATGCAATCCTAAAGAGCAAGCAAAAGAGAACTAATATGAAAAAACCTTTGCAAAGTTTATGGGACTATCCTTGCCACTCAAGAAGCAATAGAAGGAGAAGTCTTGGATTTTTATGGAAAGTTGATGGGAATTACCGAGTTAAACATGGAAGGTAATGACATTATTGCAAAGAGGGATGGGAAACAACTTACAATGGACCAAATATCAATGTTGTTCACATCTATTATTATACAAGAGATTGAAAATGCTTTGAAGAGTATTAGAGATCTCAAAGCCCTTGGTGTAGATGGCTTTggttcaaaattatttaaaaagtcTTGGAGCATTGTAAAGCATGATGTTACTCCGACTCGAATGCAATTACtttgactcaatgcatgtggtacaatGTGAGTATCAAGCTCACCGCTCCCGATTATAAATtagagccacgcttccgatccggacaagatcagaGCCCTCAAAATATGAACCTTTAGTTCACCGCTCCCAAATCCACAAAGGAGACAAAGCCACGCCTatgtttccacacaaggatcaaagctACCCACTTTtgtttccacacaaggatcaaagccaccatgaatgcatgtacaattatcacaaaatatatgcaattaagatcatccatacaatcttaacatatcgcataccacaataattcacgcaatgaattatccaccaattgtacaaaaCACACTTATCATATAACAATCACAACGATGCACATCAATTAGCATATATTCATCCACACTCATCATGAATATCATACCACATTTATCATGCCAACAATTGTCATCCACAGTCCACTAATTCACTAAGAACATAAAGATAATCATatgttattcacacaacaacatcataattaattcatcaagtgCTAACCATTTatatcctatcatatagatatTTACATTAGCTTCCTAATGCTTCGAATGACACAAGAAaaaggagttactgatcaaaagttATGCACGTTATAATTTTTGCAAAACATGGCATATTCGCCCGGCGGAATACCCCGCTCGCCCGGTGCTCCAAGACAGAAACTTGGCCACCCCTCGCCCGCTACGCTCGCTTGGCGCACACATGTGAACGTGCACTCGGTCGGCGAAGCCATATGCTCGTCCGACGAACAACACCAGAACCAGAAAAATCTGTGCGTTTTCAGCACATCCAACACCAACCCAACTCTGATTTTTACCAATGAAAACTCATTCCAACAGTAATTTATCACATGTTATGGGTTCCTATTCTTGTTTCTAATTATGGGTCATCCATATAACACATTAAACATGACAAGATCATAAAATCTCATTGATTCAACACAAACCCTAACATTATGAACTCTATGAAGTTTAGGAATAAATACTTATCACACTActacacattgcatacatatataatcaagataatggaattctcccccttaccttgaatCAAACTCCTTCTTCTTCAAGAATCCCCAAAATCTCCTCTTTTTTCTCTACTCTTCTCCTTTCCCAAAAAGATAGTGTAACCTTTAAAACCCTATTTTCCTACTATCTTCTCTTAAGTTAATTGGGCTTAATCCACCAATCCACCTAATATTATATTtctaccacttaggcccaattagttatatctccctaataacttaattaacctAATGGCACAAttacacacataattaaataattatcatatcacataataattaaataaataaaataattaataaaaacaccaattaatataattaataaaataactaataaaaatcgggatgatACAATATCACTTTCCTCCATCTGCAAAATTTCATATTGCCTTCGTATCGTCTGGAGCTTCACCTTCTTGAATTTCTCGGCTCCTTCACAGCTTTTCTCCAAGATATCAAAGACCTCCTTGGAAGTTGTTGCACCATAATTCTTCTCAAAGTTCGCTTAATCAACACATTGATGAATCATGAACAATGCATTGGGCTTCAAACGCCCCATCTCCGACAATTTGATAGCCATTCTACTCTACTTCGTAGACCTTATGGTAACCGAAGACTACCTTCATATATATTTGTTGGGGAAATCTAAAAAAACATCGAAGCAATAATGAGTCAATGATTCAAGACTACAAGAGATTTTGATACAATATTTCCCCttaatattttgttgattcaTAATCGATGTAAGACCGAACATTCACActtaaatccaaaaaaaaaaatataagtaaaaGAAAAAGGTTGAGTTCGTTTTTTTTAgagaaattaaaacaaatgaacaataaccaaaaacaaaatgatcgaaacaaaaaaaataaaattatatgaactaaaacaaaaaaaattaataaacaaaaattTTGTATGAGTTTTagaaaattcattaaaaaattagataaattttttaaattcaaaaaattaaaattatattaatgatAAAGTCATTTAAAAAGAatactttttcaaaaaattgtagAAAATAGTTTTATATTCCACAATACTCTTCCCTACTTTttctatcattttcttcaaactctCAAATTTGGAGGAAAGagaaatggaagaaataatggaAAATTCTTATTCCACCCCATAGTCCTAAGAAAGATCCCGTGCAATTCCGTTTCTGCCCCTGTAATAACGGGAAATATATTTTCGGTACGCACCATATTTGACACAAATAGGCCAAATTGGGTTTGGCTCCTCAAAATGTAAAAAACTATAACAGATATATATCTCCGATTTAGAACCGGAAATATATTCTCGGTTAGTATAGCGGGAAATGATACCACCttgttatttatatattactgGAAGTATACTTTCAATATTATGGCAACTATATATAGACCAAAACAGTAACCAGCATGGTCTCCTTTTGATCATACCATCCGAGACTTGGCCGGGCCAATTCATTGAAAGAATGCAAGACTACAACAAGTTGAACAAAAtggaaatagaaaaaaatagagaaaagtcAAAAGGGATGCCTCCGGTGGATTTGGACGACAAAAATTTTTTCGGGTCATTTGCGTAGTTAGATCTCATTTTATCGTAAATGTCATCTTGTTCATGTATTATGCTGTGGAAATATAGTCACTTTTGTAGTTTGGCCAACATATAATATTTCAATACATGAATTCTATTTTCTAATGTTGTTGTTTCTGTTCTGTTTTATCAGCTTTATGGCACTAACCTGAAATATATTTCCGATATTAAACTGGAGTTACACTTCTAGTTTTCCCTCTGACAAAAGTATATATGATTTGTATGGTTCATGTTTGCATCCACCTATTATAAATAACCTCATTTGTCATATTTCTTCATAACACAACACCAAAAACCAGAAATGAACATGAAAATGAACATCGAATGGCATGTTGGAGTTGTCCACTTTACCGGCGCCACATCATCACGGGAATTTAAGATCATCATGTATACTCCAATTGAAGAAGTGCATATAACATTGCAGGAAGTTGTACCTTATGGCGACAATCGCAAAGTTGAAAAGATCAAGTACCACTCGCCATCTCTTGATACAGAGGGGAAACTTCTGTTCATCAACCGTGACCTAAATAACATCGCTGATATGCGGACTATGTGGAATACTTATACCAGTTTCGAGGAGAAAGTTCTAATCGAGCTAGATGTGACTATTTCAAGATCGGTCGATGATATTATCATGATGTTGCAACGTCCACGCGGACGTTGATTTGTAATGTTTGCTTGTTGTTAAAATTCCTATTTCCTATGTTTATGTTACAATTCCTTATGTAATGTTTGCTTGTTGTGATAATGGTGTTATTTAC
The Vicia villosa cultivar HV-30 ecotype Madison, WI linkage group LG6, Vvil1.0, whole genome shotgun sequence genome window above contains:
- the LOC131610623 gene encoding histone H2AX; the protein is MSSTTKGGRGKPKASKSVSRSSKAGLQFPVGRIARFLKAGKYAERVGAGAPVYLSAVLEYLAAEVLELAGNAARDNKKNRIVPRHIQLAVRNDEELSKLLGTVTIANGGVLPNIHQTLLPKKVGKGKGEIGSASQEF